A section of the Brachyhypopomus gauderio isolate BG-103 chromosome 13, BGAUD_0.2, whole genome shotgun sequence genome encodes:
- the esco1 gene encoding uncharacterized protein esco1, whose protein sequence is MPGPKRKMQSSEPPVKKKRVDQSSAGSDKSGRMSQMPQRSLRAGVPQKKDLVQSKRNSSGQQIKEREGQPRRSSRLKTHPKKLTSTKRQRVSSTVSKEPGSKRGAVVSETTGDKTGQTLPVLKKGSRKYSPKVKRGKCQSPPLERANAVLTVDPVLIEHSYVQPPDSQSEETTMQDKGKSGGNVGLTDQDPAVCVSLTVENQAIEATTASKISAGEQKELSNDTNEKMPVNLDGKVSLTRHSSPPLQALFKVIQETSFSKHGFNSKNIPVDELEVVNTCFLQDTVQSAEISGPPGVTECPLTSEIFFKLDDVGIEHCVVEVETAEEVVETEPEEGVVSGCVASENNQQPPQDLQESTGLKETSKAAVCKEIASTPSLPQDGAKDSAQGSPAQASSEPPKKQAMNPQARTKARLAALAEEKAAAAKRPPPRQRNLLALCEEIADDIASDAGAAEAAAGEETVDESTPSDDTSHGKSEEEDSPADAQFSTACCDPPPSENPTEDLVEHPLQESTPKKRFFLSQVTVPLKTQEKKKLSRFQRLRQVELQRDKLTWTRVKKLKTEQACQDAVKDSAESSPVSAAASQASPPTEPAPLPVPKTGPGERRVALPAVAPPMPNGITSPKAKPVMDYKPYRPRPKYSPDDFEMDGPEEERGQPVAPKQEGITEHPSSVDDEPSKTLPCTQNQTVSADSTLKSSSYQEQISTENSQITNRSSCGSDTELQKELKNSVKATNTGGEQTSSERSQNAFGAVTCNVCGMLYSPSTTEDETQHLLFHNQFISAVRYVGWKKERILGEYPDGKIILVLPDDPKYALKKVEEIREMVDNDLGFQQVDTKVPSQTKTFLFISNDKKVAGCLIAEHIQEGYRVIEEPSPEVSEGEKVMFERQRAWCCSTVPEPAVCGISRIWVFSMMRRRGIASRMIECLRNNFIYGSHLSKDEIAFSDPTPDGKLFATHYCGTSQFLVYNFVSGTRLT, encoded by the exons ATGCCTGGTCCTAAAAGAAAAATGCAATCTTCTGAACCGCCAGTTAAGAAGAAAAGGGTGGATCAGAGTTCGGCAGGGTCTGACAAATCCGGCCGAATGTCTCAGATGCCCCAGAGGTCTTTGAGGGCTGGAGTGCCACAGAAGAAAGATTTAGTTCAGTCCAAAAGGAATTCTTCAGGACAGCAgataaaggagagagagggacaaccTCGTCGGTCCTCCCGACTGAAAACACACCCAAAGAAACTGACTAGTACGAAAAGGCAGAGAGTATCAAGTACTGTGTCAAAAGAACCAGGCTCCAAGCGCGGTGCTGTAGTATCAGAGACAACTGGGGACAAAACAGGTCAGACTTTGCCTGTCTTAAAAAAAGGAAGCCGGAAATACTCTCCGAAAGTGAAGAGAGGTAAATGTCAGTCTCCCCCTTTGGAAAGAGCTAATGCAGTGTTGACAGTGGACCCAGTCCTAATAGAGCACAGCTATGTTCAGCCTCCTGATTCACAAAGTGAAGAGACAACGATGCAAGACAAAGGCAAGTCCGGAGGAAACGTGGGTCTCACAGACCAGGATCCTGCAGTCTGTGTCTCATTGACTGTAGAGAATCAAGCCATCGAGGCTACAACAGCAAGCAAAATATCAGCTGGAGAGCAAAAAGAGCTCTCCAATGACACCAATGAGAAAATGCCTGTAAACTTAGATGGTAAGGTGAGTCTGACGAGACATTCCTCACCGCCTCTTCAAGCACTTTTTAAAGTTATTCAAGAGACTAGCTTCAGCAAACATGGCTTCAACAGCAAAAACATCCCCGTGGATGAGCTTGAGGTGGTGAATACATGTTTTCTACAAGATACTGTTCAGAGTGCAGAGATCTCTGGTCCACCTGGTGTGACGGAGTGCCCTCTCACCTCTGAGATTTTTTTTAAGCTAGATGACGTTGGCATTGAACACTGTGTGGTTGAGGTTGAAACTGCAGAAGAAGTAGTTGAGACTGAACCAGAGGAGGGAGTAGTCAGTGGCTGTGTAGCCTCCgaaaataaccagcaaccaccCCAGGACTTGCAGGAGTCGACTGGGCTCAAAGAAACCAGCAAAGCTGCGGTATGCAAGGAGATCGCGTCCACCCCGTCCCTGCCACAGGACGGCGCAAAAGACTCCGCGCAAGGATCCCCGGCTCAAGCCAGCTCTGAACCTCCCAAGAAGCAGGCCATGAACCCTCAGGCCAGAACCAAGGCTCGTCTGGCAGCGCTGGCCGAAGAGAAGGCGGCCGCCGCAAAGAGGCCGCCTCCCAGGCAGCGGAACCTTCTGGCTTTGTGCGAAGAAATCGCAGACGACATTGCGTCCGACGCGGGCGCGGCGGAGGCAGCGGCGGGCGAAGAAACGGTGGACGAAAGCACCCCGTCCGACGACACCAGCCACGGCAAATCCGAAGAGGAAGATTCGCCGGCGGACGCACAGTTCTCCACTGCCTGCTGCGACCCGCCTCCCTCCGAAAACCCGACGGAGGACCTGGTGGAGCACCCGCTGCAGGAGAGCACCCCCAAGAAGCGCTTCTTCCTCAGCCAGGTGACCGTCCCGCTCAAGACgcaagagaaaaagaaactgtCCCGTTTCCAGAGGTTGCGGCAGGTGGAGCTGCAGAGGGACAAACTGACGTGGACGCGCGTTAAGAAGCTGAAGACGGAACAGGCTTGTCAGGACGCCGTGAAAGACTCCGCGGAGTCTTCTCCCGTCTCCGCAGCCGCCAGCCAAGCCAGCCCTCCTACAGAACCTGCCCCCCTGCCTGTGCCCAAGACGGGACCCGGTGAACGCAGGGTAGCCCTCCCCGCTGTAGCTCCGCCCATGCCCAATGGGATTACCAGCCCAAAGGCCAAACCTGTCATGGACTATAAGCCGTACAGACCCAGACCAAAGTACTCTCCGGATGACTTTGAGATGGACGGGCCTGAAGAAGAGAGAGGGCAGCCAGTTGCCCCAAAGCAGGAG GGCATAACGGAACATCCTTCATCTGTGGATGACGAGCCCTCGAAAACGTTGCCATGTACCCAAAACCAAACAG TGTCTGCAGACAGCACACTGAAATCCTCCAGCTACCAAGAACAAATATCAACAGAAAattcacagatcacaaacag GAGTAGCTGTGGATCAGACACGGAGCTTCAGAAagagctcaagaacagtgtaaaGGCCACAAACACGGGAGGAGAGCAGACCAGCTCA GAGAGGAGCCAGAACGCATTTGGAGCAGTGACCTGCAACGTATGTGGGATGTTGTACTCTCCCTCCACCACAGAGGACGAGACCCAACATCTGCTCTTCCACAACCAGTTCATCAGCGCCGTCAGATACGTG GGGTggaagaaagagaggattttAGGAGAGTACCCAGACGGCAAGATTATACTTGTTCTTCCCGACGACCCCAAGTACGCACTGAAGAAG gtGGAGGAGATTAGAGAAATGGTGGACAATGACCTGGGCTTCCAACAAGTGGACACGAAGGTCCCTTCCCAGACAAAAACGTTCCTCTTCATTTCGAATGACAAGAAGGTGGCTGGGTGCCTGATTGCTGAGCACATTCAGGAG GGCTACAGGGTGATCGAGGAGCCGTCGCCAGAGGTCTCGGAGGGGGAGAAGGTGATGTTTGAGCGGCAGAGGGCCTGGTGCTGCTCTACCGTGCCAGAACCGGCCGTCTGCGGTATCAGCCGCATCTGGGTTTTCAGCATGATGAGGCGGAGGGGCATCGCCTCGCGTATGATCGAGTGCCTCAG AAACAACTTCATATATGGATCTCACTTGAGCAAAGATGAGATTGCGTTCTCTGACCCCACACCCGATGGCAAGCTCTTTGCTACCCATTACTGTGGTACATCACAATTTCTGGTGTATAACTTTGTCAGTGGGACACGCTTGACCTGA